In one window of Pseudomonas sp. IAC-BECa141 DNA:
- a CDS encoding baseplate J/gp47 family protein translates to MSTLVDLSELPAPDVLEPLDFEEVFGEALDVFRGHMGGNWTASLESDPVTKLLEVASYIKLGNRARVNDAAKSQLLAYATGADLEHLAANVNLKRLVIQPADPLAVPPVEAVMESHDALRERVQLAYEGLTTAGPRNSYILHARNASALVADATAESPSPACVDVTVLGLEGDGTASPELLKLVATAVNDDDVRPVGDRVTVRGAQILRYRVDAVLHMKGAGPENDAALTEAIKRLEAWINPRRRLGVEVARSGVDAQLHVAGVARVELADWLDLKPTKAQAAYCTGYSVVLGG, encoded by the coding sequence ATGAGTACCCTGGTGGATCTGTCGGAGCTACCGGCACCGGACGTGCTGGAACCGCTGGATTTTGAAGAAGTGTTTGGCGAGGCACTCGACGTGTTTCGCGGCCACATGGGTGGGAACTGGACGGCCTCTCTGGAAAGTGATCCGGTGACCAAGCTGTTGGAGGTCGCCAGCTACATCAAGCTCGGCAACCGGGCACGGGTCAACGACGCGGCCAAATCGCAACTCCTGGCCTATGCGACGGGCGCCGATCTGGAGCACCTTGCGGCTAACGTCAATCTCAAGCGCCTGGTGATTCAACCTGCCGATCCGCTGGCGGTACCACCGGTCGAGGCGGTGATGGAATCACACGACGCTCTGCGCGAGCGCGTGCAATTGGCCTATGAGGGACTGACCACGGCAGGGCCGCGTAACAGTTACATACTGCATGCGCGCAATGCTTCAGCGCTGGTGGCAGATGCAACGGCTGAAAGCCCGTCACCGGCCTGTGTGGATGTCACGGTGTTGGGCCTTGAAGGTGACGGCACGGCCAGTCCTGAACTGTTGAAGCTGGTCGCCACTGCGGTGAATGACGACGACGTGCGCCCGGTGGGTGATCGCGTCACGGTGCGCGGCGCGCAGATCCTGCGCTACCGCGTCGACGCCGTGCTGCACATGAAAGGTGCTGGCCCGGAGAACGACGCCGCGCTTACCGAGGCGATCAAGCGGCTTGAGGCCTGGATCAATCCACGCCGCCGGTTGGGCGTCGAAGTGGCGCGTTCTGGCGTCGATGCGCAGCTGCATGTTGCCGGCGTGGCCCGCGTGGAGCTGGCGGACTGGCTGGATCTCAAACCGACCAAGGCGCAGGCGGCGTACTGCACCGGTTATTCCGTCGTGCTGGGAGGTTGA
- a CDS encoding GPW/gp25 family protein: MIGMDRHTGQPISGIEHLRQSIGDILGTPLVSRRERPEYGSKLRRMVDLPVNEGWKSAVQAEAARALGRWEPRLKLERVRVLSMLGGKINIQVSGEYLGVRGTLEVWV, translated from the coding sequence ATGATCGGAATGGATCGCCACACCGGGCAACCCATCTCCGGCATCGAGCATTTACGCCAGTCCATCGGGGACATCCTCGGCACGCCATTGGTGAGCCGCCGTGAACGTCCGGAGTACGGCAGCAAGCTCCGGCGCATGGTTGACCTGCCTGTCAATGAGGGCTGGAAAAGCGCCGTGCAGGCTGAAGCGGCCAGGGCGCTGGGCCGGTGGGAGCCACGTTTGAAGCTGGAACGGGTGCGCGTGCTGTCCATGCTGGGCGGCAAAATCAACATACAAGTCAGCGGCGAATACCTCGGTGTGCGCGGCACGTTGGAGGTGTGGGTATGA
- a CDS encoding phage baseplate assembly protein V, with translation MLAGLVKDCYVVAVDLAASPPVCRVSDGEWVSGWVRWHSVAAGKARHWRAPSLNEQGTLISASGEVAQGTFIPGLYGNGGAPPDNRDHVEVWRFDDGGSLVYDWQTSSYTISVPSGTVTIKVGSTLAEVTDNAVFVKSGTIDLKGIVNIKGQVNIDGPLHATQSITSDADILAAGQSDNHHKH, from the coding sequence ATGCTCGCCGGCCTGGTGAAGGACTGCTATGTGGTGGCGGTGGATCTCGCCGCTTCACCACCGGTGTGCCGGGTGTCGGACGGTGAATGGGTCAGTGGCTGGGTACGCTGGCACAGCGTCGCCGCCGGCAAGGCGCGGCACTGGCGAGCGCCGAGCCTCAACGAGCAGGGCACGCTGATCAGTGCCAGCGGCGAGGTAGCACAGGGGACATTCATTCCCGGCCTTTATGGGAATGGCGGCGCGCCGCCGGACAATCGCGATCACGTTGAAGTCTGGCGTTTCGACGATGGCGGATCTCTGGTCTACGACTGGCAGACGAGCAGCTACACCATCAGCGTGCCAAGCGGTACGGTCACGATAAAGGTCGGATCAACCCTGGCCGAAGTCACTGACAATGCCGTCTTCGTGAAGTCCGGAACGATCGATCTGAAGGGCATTGTGAATATCAAAGGGCAGGTCAACATCGATGGCCCGCTGCACGCTACCCAAAGCATCACCAGCGATGCCGACATCCTGGCTGCCGGCCAAAGCGACAACCATCACAAGCACTAA
- a CDS encoding major capsid protein, producing MADIQIFNDEAFSVSSLTAAINEQEYVPGRIGSLGLFQEEGITTLTVQIEKDGDTLALVPAGERGTSGLVVSGSKRNLIPFNTVHLPERFTIKADEIQGIRAFGTRSELQSVQDVVNKRLAKARRQLDVTHEFQRLGALNGKIYDADGKTVLLDLYDRFGVKRKSLSMGFGGSDEDFRIKCGDALDLQEDALGSVTRSGSRAFCGKNFWNAMLKLKEVKDTYLNTQQAASLRGDARESFDYGGITWERYRGKIAGVTFVHDDKALLIPEGVPDLYISVFAPADYMETVNTEGVPYYSKIEPLPFNKGMAGEAQSNPLHMCTRPLAQILLEM from the coding sequence ATGGCTGACATTCAAATCTTCAACGACGAGGCATTCTCGGTGTCCTCGTTGACCGCTGCCATCAACGAACAGGAATACGTTCCCGGGCGCATTGGCAGCCTGGGTCTGTTTCAGGAGGAAGGCATCACCACCCTGACGGTGCAGATCGAGAAAGACGGCGACACCCTCGCCCTGGTACCGGCCGGTGAGCGCGGCACCTCCGGTCTGGTGGTGTCGGGCAGCAAGCGCAACCTGATCCCGTTCAACACCGTGCATTTGCCTGAGCGCTTCACCATCAAGGCTGACGAGATCCAGGGTATTCGCGCATTCGGTACGCGCTCCGAGCTGCAGTCGGTGCAGGACGTCGTGAACAAACGTCTGGCCAAGGCGCGCCGTCAGTTGGACGTTACTCACGAGTTCCAGCGGCTGGGCGCACTCAACGGCAAGATCTACGACGCTGACGGCAAAACCGTATTGCTCGATCTTTATGACCGTTTCGGCGTGAAACGAAAAAGTTTGTCGATGGGATTTGGTGGCTCTGACGAAGACTTTCGTATCAAGTGTGGTGATGCCTTGGATTTGCAGGAAGACGCACTGGGGAGCGTTACCCGTAGTGGTTCGCGCGCGTTCTGTGGCAAAAACTTCTGGAACGCCATGTTGAAACTCAAGGAGGTGAAAGACACCTACCTCAACACGCAGCAAGCGGCTTCGTTACGCGGAGACGCGCGTGAAAGTTTCGATTACGGCGGCATCACCTGGGAGCGGTACCGCGGCAAGATCGCCGGTGTAACTTTCGTGCACGACGACAAAGCGCTGCTGATTCCCGAGGGCGTCCCGGACCTGTACATCTCGGTGTTTGCACCGGCCGACTACATGGAAACGGTCAACACCGAAGGCGTGCCGTACTACAGCAAGATCGAACCCTTGCCATTCAACAAGGGCATGGCCGGTGAAGCGCAGTCCAACCCACTACACATGTGCACTCGGCCGCTGGCGCAGATCCTGTTGGAGATGTAG
- a CDS encoding head decoration protein gives MNIQREPMHAGEFLLSEGAGTISREAINVAAGPALEPGQILGLVTATGEFAPYNPTAEDGSENAQAILFGPLSTSDIVRRGRAVVRLAEVSEAHLTGLDLAAEKALAAHNVIVR, from the coding sequence ATGAACATTCAACGCGAACCGATGCACGCCGGGGAATTCCTACTGTCCGAGGGCGCAGGCACCATTTCCCGTGAAGCAATCAACGTCGCCGCCGGCCCGGCGCTGGAGCCTGGACAGATCCTTGGCCTGGTCACCGCCACCGGCGAATTCGCACCGTATAACCCGACCGCTGAAGACGGCAGTGAGAACGCGCAGGCGATTCTTTTCGGCCCGCTGAGCACGTCCGACATCGTCCGTCGCGGGCGCGCCGTGGTGCGGCTCGCCGAGGTCAGCGAAGCGCATCTGACCGGCCTGGATCTGGCGGCCGAAAAAGCGCTGGCTGCCCATAACGTGATCGTCCGTTAA